In the Bacillus shivajii genome, one interval contains:
- a CDS encoding S8 family serine peptidase, which yields MLIFTLSVSMQTTSKATTGIETFVDESLNEVLETATGPIEVIVTFEGDGAPTDEQISLLEHLNIQTGVTFENLPIAGVLATKEQVEQLVLHQEVRSLFYNAKIEYENAYSTALTGVDKVRTDDDLRKANGGFPVTGDGIGVVVNDSGVDGTHDDHKFGENLVQNVLAATNLNALSDLLPITYQEDVPNTDSDSGHGTHVAGTVGGTGAKSGGKYEGVAPGANLIGYGSGAGVAILDTIGGFDYALTHQNRYDIRVITNSWGATGDAGTEFNPDDPINVATKKMYDRGIVTVFSAGNSGPGESSITGNYKKAPWVITVAAGTKDGTLSDFSSRGVKDKSGTVEVDGEEWVWEDRPTITAPGVDIISTRTISPLSALSAEDDLENIETAYVPYYTTMSGTSMAAPHVAGVVALMLEADPTLSPLEVKNIIENTATNMPGYEEWEAGAGYINAYAAVDHVLHGTEYGDTVNMNQEFHANAEVEVTREDITIDYNPLSLSGNSIEFKVEEGLTELLARIDARGLLGETGNPVNLILTDPDGNEHRSGISALFTLFTDRTVQVLSPTPGTWTMEVEGLEGLALPEEIEGELTFKKSGSYTGLDDIAGHEAEDAIKLAVNHRLVDSDNDRRFRPDHHLTRVDLARYLTMGSGIRQGKELVASDVKEHDVPFVQAVTSQGAALRDTSQVQNGVMLLNQNGKFASNQSVTREELAYSLVQSLGLQEKAEAHSGDLTVSYKGERVAVLDAEDVSERFAGYVQLALDLNILHAHYEVEQGQFDLEPEVVATFEPKETITRGEFAVAITRFYGTYLD from the coding sequence ATGTTGATTTTCACTCTTTCTGTTTCCATGCAGACGACATCTAAGGCAACGACAGGAATAGAAACATTTGTCGATGAATCGTTAAATGAAGTACTGGAAACTGCCACTGGACCAATAGAAGTAATTGTTACGTTTGAGGGGGATGGGGCACCGACAGATGAACAAATATCACTACTTGAACATTTAAACATACAAACAGGAGTAACGTTTGAGAACTTGCCAATCGCTGGAGTTTTAGCGACAAAGGAACAAGTAGAACAGTTAGTGCTACACCAAGAAGTTCGTTCATTATTTTATAATGCAAAAATTGAATATGAGAATGCATATTCAACAGCTTTAACAGGCGTAGATAAAGTAAGAACGGATGATGATTTGCGTAAAGCAAATGGTGGTTTCCCAGTGACTGGGGATGGGATTGGTGTCGTGGTCAATGATAGTGGTGTTGATGGGACACATGATGATCATAAATTTGGGGAAAATCTTGTCCAAAATGTTTTAGCAGCAACAAACTTGAATGCACTGAGTGATTTATTACCGATTACTTACCAAGAAGATGTTCCAAATACTGATTCAGATTCAGGGCATGGTACACATGTCGCTGGTACTGTTGGAGGCACAGGTGCCAAATCAGGAGGTAAATACGAAGGAGTTGCACCAGGAGCAAACCTTATCGGCTATGGATCTGGAGCAGGTGTTGCGATTCTTGATACGATAGGTGGGTTCGACTATGCCTTAACACATCAAAATCGTTATGATATTCGTGTCATTACAAATTCATGGGGAGCAACTGGTGACGCTGGAACGGAGTTTAATCCAGATGACCCGATAAATGTTGCAACGAAAAAAATGTATGACCGAGGGATTGTAACGGTATTTTCTGCAGGGAATTCAGGACCTGGTGAATCATCAATTACTGGTAATTATAAGAAGGCACCTTGGGTGATTACAGTAGCGGCTGGGACAAAAGACGGTACACTTTCTGACTTTTCATCACGTGGAGTGAAAGACAAGTCTGGTACGGTAGAAGTAGATGGTGAAGAATGGGTTTGGGAAGACCGTCCAACGATTACAGCTCCAGGCGTTGATATTATTTCTACTCGAACTATCTCACCTCTTTCAGCATTATCTGCAGAGGATGACCTTGAAAATATTGAAACGGCCTATGTCCCTTATTATACGACGATGAGCGGAACGTCGATGGCTGCTCCACACGTAGCAGGCGTTGTTGCCCTTATGTTAGAAGCTGATCCGACCCTGTCTCCACTTGAAGTAAAAAATATTATTGAAAACACAGCAACGAATATGCCAGGTTACGAAGAATGGGAAGCTGGAGCAGGGTATATCAATGCCTATGCAGCCGTTGATCATGTCTTACATGGTACAGAGTATGGCGATACTGTAAATATGAATCAAGAATTCCATGCGAATGCGGAAGTCGAAGTTACAAGAGAAGACATAACAATTGATTATAACCCACTATCATTAAGTGGAAACTCTATCGAGTTCAAAGTGGAAGAAGGCCTGACAGAGTTGTTAGCAAGAATCGATGCAAGAGGTTTGTTAGGGGAAACAGGAAATCCAGTAAACTTAATATTAACTGATCCAGATGGAAATGAACATCGCTCTGGGATTTCAGCACTCTTTACTTTATTTACTGACCGAACCGTCCAAGTGTTATCACCAACACCTGGCACATGGACAATGGAAGTGGAAGGTTTAGAAGGACTGGCGCTTCCAGAAGAAATTGAAGGTGAACTTACGTTTAAAAAATCAGGGAGTTATACAGGACTTGATGATATAGCTGGTCATGAAGCGGAGGATGCGATTAAATTGGCAGTAAATCACAGATTAGTAGATAGTGATAATGATCGCCGCTTTCGTCCGGATCATCATTTAACGAGAGTCGATTTAGCTAGGTATTTAACGATGGGAAGTGGTATCCGTCAGGGGAAAGAATTGGTAGCGTCAGATGTAAAAGAACATGATGTGCCATTTGTTCAAGCGGTTACTTCTCAAGGTGCAGCATTAAGGGATACCAGTCAAGTACAAAACGGTGTGATGCTTTTAAATCAGAATGGTAAATTTGCTTCGAATCAATCAGTCACACGTGAAGAACTTGCGTACAGTCTTGTACAAAGTTTAGGTTTGCAAGAAAAAGCAGAAGCACATAGCGGTGATTTAACAGTTAGTTATAAAGGTGAAAGAGTTGCTGTACTTGATGCTGAGGACGTTTCAGAAAGGTTTGCAGGTTACGTACAACTTGCTTTAGATTTAAACATCTTACATGCACATTATGAGGTTGAACAAGGACAATTTGATTTAGAGCCAGAAGTTGTCGCAACGTTTGAACCGAAAGAAACGATTACGAGAGGAGAATTTGCTGTCGCGATTACGCGGTTCTATGGAACTTATTTAGATTAA